A window of the Rhizobium brockwellii genome harbors these coding sequences:
- a CDS encoding esterase/lipase family protein, whose protein sequence is MNDTVLLFHGIARTKKSMEKLASFLSGHGYRVVNVGYPSTRFSISDLVDIIRPEIDDAVKKAGDGRIHFVGYSMGGLVIRAFLSRYRPAKLGRVVMVGTPNNGSQIADFLKSWPLYRKVYGPAGQQLITDQTAMTELFGTVDYELGIIAGNRTIDPVSSLIIGLRVPNDGKVSVESTRLDGAADHIVIPANHTFLPVNKMMWSQTLSFLKDGRFTS, encoded by the coding sequence ATGAACGACACAGTTCTCCTTTTTCACGGCATTGCCCGGACGAAAAAAAGCATGGAGAAGCTCGCCAGCTTTTTGTCCGGCCACGGGTATCGGGTTGTGAATGTCGGTTACCCCTCCACCCGGTTTTCGATCAGCGACCTCGTCGACATCATTCGACCAGAGATCGACGACGCCGTGAAGAAAGCAGGCGATGGCCGGATCCACTTCGTCGGTTATTCGATGGGTGGGCTGGTCATCCGCGCTTTTCTCAGCCGCTATCGCCCCGCCAAGCTGGGGAGAGTTGTGATGGTCGGAACGCCGAACAACGGCAGTCAGATTGCCGATTTCCTCAAGAGCTGGCCCTTATACAGGAAGGTCTATGGACCGGCAGGCCAGCAGCTGATTACCGATCAAACCGCCATGACCGAGCTATTCGGCACGGTCGATTACGAACTTGGCATCATCGCCGGGAACCGGACCATCGACCCGGTCTCTTCGCTTATCATCGGCCTCAGGGTTCCGAATGATGGAAAGGTTTCGGTGGAGAGCACCCGTCTCGACGGCGCGGCGGACCATATCGTCATTCCGGCAAACCACACGTTCTTACCCGTCAACAAGATGATGTGGAGCCAGACCCTGTCGTTTCTGAAAGATGGACGGTTTACAAGCTGA
- a CDS encoding right-handed parallel beta-helix repeat-containing protein, producing MTAILRKKIHGASTRGQVIDGAPDVGVAYQVFSDTVIEDVIVKNSPRGFKFHNGKNLTVRRCETENVKGDGIYLTKTTHVLLENNRIGAAPGEGADCCQFAYQNSDDNISSDIVIRGNLFLQSPASASNKGALVCDKTRKYLVEYNFIGGKNFSFSSIGDDAVVRSNIMRDGRMNDYSFGYGVADKADHAGHHIYDNWIENTNRGISLSGFSDQERAFRKDIDIHDNVISQCDIAFFANRPWSGSFRRNIFLRCEQDIVLKGNGKATAGDIDGNYRNDGSFLNITPPPLRFKPDGNASVASGEWTSEPDEIRIQWRNKGIDIPGANRPSITVEPGMELSCVLLARKAQNWMLAIAETAYDDFTPRAWQEHKLPWQKRYLSI from the coding sequence ATGACCGCCATCCTGCGAAAGAAAATTCACGGCGCGTCCACACGCGGACAGGTCATCGACGGTGCGCCCGATGTCGGCGTCGCCTATCAGGTGTTTTCCGATACGGTGATCGAAGACGTTATCGTCAAGAATTCTCCTCGCGGCTTTAAATTTCACAATGGCAAGAACCTAACCGTCAGGCGCTGCGAAACAGAGAATGTGAAGGGCGACGGCATCTACCTGACGAAGACGACGCACGTTTTGCTGGAGAATAATCGCATCGGCGCGGCCCCGGGCGAGGGAGCAGACTGCTGCCAGTTCGCTTATCAAAACAGCGACGACAATATCAGCTCCGATATCGTGATCCGCGGCAACCTCTTCCTGCAGTCGCCGGCGAGCGCATCGAACAAGGGCGCGCTGGTCTGCGACAAAACGCGAAAATACCTCGTCGAGTACAATTTCATCGGCGGCAAGAATTTCTCCTTTTCGTCGATCGGGGATGACGCCGTGGTGCGCAGCAACATCATGCGCGATGGCAGGATGAATGACTATTCCTTCGGCTACGGCGTCGCAGACAAGGCCGACCACGCCGGCCATCACATTTATGACAACTGGATCGAGAACACCAATCGTGGCATCAGCCTGAGCGGCTTTTCGGATCAGGAACGGGCATTTCGCAAAGACATCGATATCCACGACAACGTCATTAGCCAATGCGACATCGCGTTCTTCGCCAATCGACCGTGGTCCGGGAGCTTTCGGCGCAACATATTCCTGCGGTGCGAGCAGGATATCGTTCTCAAGGGAAACGGCAAAGCGACTGCGGGTGATATCGATGGCAATTATCGCAACGATGGCAGCTTTCTGAATATCACCCCGCCGCCGCTTCGCTTCAAGCCCGATGGCAACGCCTCCGTTGCCTCCGGCGAATGGACATCCGAGCCCGACGAAATCCGCATCCAGTGGCGGAACAAGGGGATCGATATCCCAGGCGCCAATCGGCCTTCCATTACAGTTGAGCCTGGCATGGAATTGTCATGCGTGCTGCTGGCCCGCAAGGCGCAGAACTGGATGCTAGCGATCGCCGAGACTGCCTATGACGACTTCACGCCGCGCGCATGGCAGGAACACAAGCTGCCTTGGCAGAAGCGCTATCTCTCGATTTAA
- a CDS encoding O-antigen ligase family protein: MAIQDASIARDYYQGSHRRRTASRWRVRRDVLAKLVLTVAFYAALWRATSMWYGLPANFDDGAAVDPLPMKLMLYSLIPLSGLYFLLEQRQFLRTFSRISPLIGIVAISCLTSIVFSIDRGASLKGLAAVIVLAVPPLLFRARYGNVEAFRILGRFAIAAAFINVLYTVAFPQFAIMRGSYAGMVKGAFYHKNTLGQFCSVSFVCLLSTQKQGRLRYSTLIRWAAMLCLLALIVATKSSTAVVLTMFGSVMLYAIRIIHVYPNRLFRSFVVALLFVLVGFAASFIYLGVASAVAEAFGKDLTFSGRTNIWEQLLPLIWDKPITGYGFAMFRQPEVMEEYVKVTFDARSTHNTYLELALNIGIPGIAAWVLFLVTRLFKKMTIVESDREESGVRRKEIVIIILIMLGSMTEAGMMLAPFILWPHTVIALSELRPRLLANRRPREA; encoded by the coding sequence ATGGCGATACAAGACGCGTCTATAGCACGAGACTATTATCAAGGCAGCCACCGTCGGCGGACTGCTTCCAGATGGCGCGTCAGAAGAGACGTGTTGGCGAAACTGGTTCTTACTGTCGCATTTTACGCGGCCCTTTGGCGGGCGACCAGCATGTGGTACGGTCTGCCTGCAAATTTCGATGATGGCGCGGCAGTTGACCCGCTACCGATGAAGTTGATGCTTTACAGCCTTATCCCATTGTCCGGTTTGTATTTTCTGTTGGAACAACGGCAATTCCTGAGAACCTTTTCAAGGATTTCACCGCTCATCGGGATCGTTGCCATTTCCTGTCTGACATCAATCGTCTTCTCGATTGACAGAGGTGCGTCTTTAAAGGGATTGGCCGCCGTCATCGTTCTTGCGGTCCCGCCGCTTCTTTTTCGCGCGCGGTATGGCAACGTCGAAGCATTTCGCATCCTTGGGCGTTTTGCGATCGCCGCTGCATTTATCAACGTTCTCTACACTGTCGCTTTCCCGCAATTCGCAATCATGCGCGGAAGCTATGCCGGCATGGTAAAAGGGGCGTTTTACCACAAGAATACATTGGGGCAATTTTGCTCAGTCAGTTTTGTTTGTCTGTTGTCAACGCAGAAGCAAGGCCGGCTTCGTTACAGCACACTTATACGCTGGGCTGCGATGCTTTGTCTCCTCGCTTTGATTGTTGCGACAAAGTCCTCGACTGCAGTTGTATTGACGATGTTCGGAAGTGTCATGCTGTATGCCATCCGGATTATCCACGTCTATCCAAATCGCCTTTTTCGTTCATTTGTCGTCGCCCTGTTGTTTGTTCTCGTGGGTTTTGCCGCCAGTTTCATTTATTTGGGTGTGGCCTCTGCCGTTGCTGAAGCTTTCGGCAAAGACCTTACCTTCTCGGGTCGCACCAACATCTGGGAACAGTTGCTTCCACTGATATGGGACAAGCCCATAACAGGCTATGGATTTGCGATGTTTCGCCAGCCAGAAGTCATGGAAGAATATGTCAAGGTGACCTTCGACGCACGGTCGACTCATAACACATATCTTGAGCTTGCCCTCAATATCGGCATTCCGGGTATTGCCGCATGGGTGTTGTTTTTGGTGACTCGTCTCTTCAAAAAGATGACGATCGTCGAATCCGATCGAGAGGAATCAGGCGTCAGACGGAAGGAAATCGTCATTATTATCCTGATCATGCTTGGGTCCATGACTGAGGCAGGGATGATGCTCGCACCTTTTATTCTCTGGCCACATACCGTGATTGCTCTTTCCGAACTGCGTCCGAGGCTGCTGGCAAACCGGAGACCGCGTGAGGCTTGA
- a CDS encoding non-homologous end joining protein Ku yields the protein MARQTFWKGYLKLSLVTAAVSLTPATTESNKVRFHVLNRQTKNRVESRYVDSVTHKPVAERDQVKGYPRGEDDYVLLEDEEIEEVGLESTRTIEIDNFVPSGSIDWIWYDKPHFLAPEDKVGVEAFCVIREAMKANDVVGIARLVLYRRERAVLLEPLGKGIVLWTLRYGDEVRDPVAELDSKTEIDSKLLALMTQLVQEETKDWSPTMVQDPIQKRLKSMIRGKQKSLKKAAPAQKPAPVKSTGNVINIMDALKKSLAAEGGQKPRQ from the coding sequence ATGGCACGTCAGACATTCTGGAAAGGGTATCTCAAGCTCTCGCTCGTCACCGCCGCCGTCTCGTTGACGCCGGCGACGACCGAAAGCAACAAGGTGCGTTTCCACGTCCTCAACCGCCAGACGAAGAACCGCGTCGAAAGCCGCTATGTCGACAGCGTCACACACAAGCCGGTGGCCGAGAGGGACCAGGTAAAGGGTTATCCGCGCGGCGAGGACGACTATGTGCTTCTCGAGGACGAGGAGATCGAGGAAGTCGGGCTCGAAAGCACCCGCACCATCGAGATCGACAATTTCGTGCCTAGCGGCTCGATCGATTGGATCTGGTACGACAAACCGCATTTTCTGGCGCCCGAGGACAAGGTGGGGGTGGAAGCCTTCTGTGTCATCCGCGAGGCGATGAAGGCAAATGACGTCGTCGGCATCGCCCGCCTTGTCCTCTATCGCCGTGAGCGTGCGGTGCTGCTGGAACCGCTGGGCAAAGGCATCGTTCTCTGGACTCTGCGCTATGGCGACGAGGTGCGTGATCCCGTGGCCGAACTCGACAGTAAAACTGAAATCGACAGCAAGCTGCTGGCGCTGATGACGCAACTGGTGCAGGAGGAGACGAAGGATTGGAGCCCGACCATGGTGCAGGACCCGATCCAGAAACGCCTGAAGTCGATGATTCGCGGCAAGCAGAAGAGCCTGAAGAAGGCGGCGCCCGCGCAAAAACCTGCACCGGTGAAATCGACCGGTAACGTCATCAATATCATGGATGCGCTGAAAAAGAGCCTGGCGGCCGAAGGCGGCCAGAAGCCGCGCCAATGA
- a CDS encoding non-homologous end joining protein Ku, protein MAARASWKGHLKVGDLACAVGLYTAVSSSDRVSFNIINRRTGHRVERQFVDSETGKPVERGDQVKGYQMENGDYIVIEGDEIAEIMPESDKVLNIKAFIAYDDIDKLYFDRPYYLAPVDEHDEEALSLIARAMRDGKVAALAEAVLFRRNRTLLIRPHDDYIVATMLNFDYEVRAADTVFEDIPDIKFDKEMIALAGHIIGTKQGSFEPSTYEDRYEAALVELVKAKIEGRAPPKKKQAPERKVVDLMEALRQSAKMSGKAPANKALAKKKAPARSDSRGKKAS, encoded by the coding sequence ATGGCCGCTCGGGCAAGCTGGAAGGGTCATCTGAAGGTGGGCGACCTTGCCTGCGCCGTTGGGCTCTATACCGCTGTTTCCTCCTCCGACCGCGTCTCCTTCAACATCATCAACCGCAGGACCGGCCACCGGGTGGAACGGCAATTCGTCGACAGCGAGACCGGAAAACCGGTCGAGCGGGGCGACCAGGTCAAGGGCTACCAGATGGAGAACGGCGATTACATCGTCATCGAGGGCGACGAGATAGCCGAAATCATGCCAGAAAGCGACAAGGTCCTCAATATCAAGGCTTTCATCGCCTATGACGATATCGACAAGCTCTATTTCGACCGCCCTTACTATCTCGCACCCGTCGACGAACATGACGAGGAGGCGCTGTCGCTGATCGCCAGGGCCATGCGTGACGGCAAAGTTGCGGCGCTGGCCGAAGCCGTGCTTTTCCGGCGCAACCGGACGCTGCTGATCCGGCCGCATGACGACTACATCGTCGCGACGATGCTGAATTTCGACTACGAGGTACGCGCGGCCGATACGGTTTTCGAGGACATTCCCGACATCAAGTTCGACAAGGAAATGATCGCGCTTGCAGGCCATATCATCGGCACCAAACAAGGCAGCTTCGAACCGAGCACATACGAGGATCGCTACGAGGCCGCCCTCGTCGAGCTAGTGAAGGCGAAGATCGAAGGCCGGGCGCCACCGAAGAAGAAACAGGCCCCGGAACGCAAGGTCGTCGACCTGATGGAAGCACTGCGCCAGAGCGCCAAGATGAGCGGCAAGGCTCCAGCAAATAAGGCCCTGGCGAAGAAGAAGGCGCCGGCGCGCAGCGACAGCCGCGGCAAGAAGGCAAGCTGA
- a CDS encoding DUF2188 domain-containing protein, with translation MADITYQVVPHDNGWAYKLGDTLSETYATADEAIIHAKDAASRQKIGDGDALLAYPAPDGRGWAFQELETDKSGSRL, from the coding sequence ATGGCCGATATCACCTATCAGGTCGTGCCGCATGACAATGGCTGGGCCTATAAGCTCGGCGACACACTTTCGGAAACCTATGCGACAGCGGATGAAGCGATCATCCATGCCAAAGACGCCGCATCGCGCCAGAAGATCGGCGATGGTGATGCCCTGCTCGCCTATCCCGCGCCTGACGGCCGCGGCTGGGCATTTCAGGAACTCGAAACCGACAAGAGCGGCAGCCGGCTCTGA
- a CDS encoding OsmC family protein, which translates to MADLKARPRPTGATAVLGRTGFPHVTSATKGELDIVTAPSQPGFNPLDLLYSSLSACLVLSARIAASHMGILDKISEITAEVTGEKATEGLSRVAKFNIAFSIKGDIDEETRRKIAHAAEDEICTVSNTIRGNPEFSTTISG; encoded by the coding sequence ATGGCCGATCTCAAGGCTCGTCCCCGCCCGACCGGCGCCACCGCCGTTCTCGGCCGTACCGGTTTCCCGCACGTCACTTCCGCGACCAAAGGCGAGCTCGATATCGTCACCGCGCCGTCGCAGCCGGGTTTCAATCCGCTCGATCTGCTCTATTCCTCGCTCTCGGCCTGCCTGGTGCTCAGCGCCCGTATCGCCGCCAGCCACATGGGTATTCTCGACAAGATCAGCGAGATCACTGCCGAGGTCACCGGAGAGAAGGCGACGGAAGGCCTTTCCCGCGTTGCCAAGTTCAACATCGCCTTTTCGATCAAGGGCGATATCGACGAGGAAACCCGACGGAAAATCGCCCATGCCGCCGAAGACGAGATCTGCACCGTGAGCAACACCATCCGCGGCAATCCCGAGTTCTCGACGACGATATCGGGGTAA
- a CDS encoding FAD/NAD(P)-binding protein — protein sequence MIPATMQPKPLPTSEQPVVAIIGGGVSGAGVAYHLARTNCGERPAIVVFEPRAELGRGLAYDTADPAHRINVPAAKMSLQPDDLGEFLAWIEARDAVAGDPEARQPDGSLFPRRRLFGDYVASLLKPLLEDGTVRHCRAAVTAVERRAGRWSILDDRGGVTEADIVAIATSHPPPAAPGRLATRLAAHPRFVADTTKPGALEVIRPHDRVLVIGNGLTAADVIASLAVRGHDGPVTAISRRGLRSRGHAPVPQELFGDFVSNAAHSAVLLLRGIRTAVDAAKAQGISWHGVIDQVRAQGYDLWQALPVAERRRLVRHLRPYWDVHRFRIAPQVEAVLDAAIASGRLDILAGSVADAHIDGEFILCTLQPRHQRQPLEGRYDAVVVTTGPAHGGILETQPWLAVLAESGHLTLDPTGLGLACTERSEAIGRSGKADPSLLISGPLARGTFGELMGLPQVTEHAFFVAGEIAEKLRTSATNRHPA from the coding sequence ATGATCCCGGCCACCATGCAGCCCAAGCCTCTCCCGACGTCTGAACAGCCCGTCGTCGCCATCATCGGCGGCGGTGTCTCCGGCGCCGGTGTCGCCTATCATCTCGCGCGCACCAACTGCGGCGAGCGCCCTGCCATCGTGGTCTTCGAGCCGCGCGCCGAACTCGGCCGCGGCCTTGCCTACGACACGGCCGATCCGGCCCACCGCATCAATGTTCCAGCCGCCAAGATGAGCCTGCAGCCCGACGACCTGGGCGAATTCCTGGCTTGGATCGAAGCCCGCGACGCCGTCGCCGGCGACCCTGAGGCCAGGCAGCCCGACGGCTCACTCTTCCCCCGGCGCCGGCTCTTCGGCGATTATGTCGCCTCGCTGCTGAAGCCGCTGCTGGAAGACGGCACCGTGCGTCATTGCCGTGCTGCGGTGACGGCTGTCGAACGCCGTGCCGGCCGCTGGTCTATCCTCGACGACAGAGGCGGCGTGACGGAGGCCGATATCGTCGCGATCGCCACCAGCCATCCGCCGCCGGCAGCCCCAGGCCGGCTTGCGACCCGGCTTGCCGCCCATCCCCGTTTCGTCGCCGACACCACCAAGCCGGGTGCGCTCGAGGTGATCCGCCCGCATGACCGGGTGCTGGTCATCGGCAATGGCCTGACGGCCGCCGATGTCATTGCCTCGCTTGCCGTGCGCGGGCATGACGGTCCGGTGACCGCGATCTCGCGCCGCGGTCTGCGGTCTCGCGGCCACGCGCCGGTTCCGCAGGAGCTCTTCGGCGATTTCGTCTCCAATGCGGCCCATTCCGCCGTGTTGCTGCTGAGGGGGATCCGCACCGCCGTAGATGCGGCGAAGGCGCAGGGCATAAGCTGGCATGGGGTGATCGATCAGGTGCGGGCACAGGGATACGATCTCTGGCAGGCGCTGCCGGTTGCCGAGCGCCGCCGTCTCGTTCGCCATCTGCGTCCCTATTGGGATGTGCACCGTTTCCGCATCGCGCCGCAGGTCGAGGCCGTGCTCGACGCGGCGATTGCCTCGGGCCGCCTCGATATCCTGGCCGGCTCGGTCGCCGATGCGCACATCGACGGCGAGTTCATTCTTTGCACGTTGCAGCCGCGTCATCAGCGCCAGCCGTTGGAGGGTCGCTATGACGCCGTCGTCGTCACCACCGGCCCGGCGCATGGCGGCATTCTCGAAACCCAACCCTGGCTCGCAGTCTTGGCGGAAAGCGGTCACCTGACGCTCGATCCGACCGGCCTCGGCCTTGCCTGCACCGAGCGCTCGGAGGCGATTGGCCGGTCAGGAAAGGCAGATCCTTCGCTGCTGATCTCCGGTCCGCTGGCGCGCGGCACCTTCGGCGAGCTGATGGGACTGCCGCAGGTGACCGAGCATGCCTTTTTCGTCGCCGGCGAGATCGCCGAAAAGCTGCGGACCAGCGCGACGAATAGGCATCCTGCCTGA